A genomic window from Antedon mediterranea chromosome 4, ecAntMedi1.1, whole genome shotgun sequence includes:
- the LOC140047916 gene encoding uncharacterized protein: MASKIDEISGPHSHCDQCYNYNCEVDPQSGKSCSMLSCDLDCGAKFHKCKLSEHKILCPYERVACLSALCGCPMSVVRCLQVRHMQSCPAFVIQCGQKYRVEDWDAHFTSKKGDPLHDKVCMPILNRWRIERDRKKDHIDKVFDDIQELQQRKKDEKANKEKKESQEKSDAVDEADKSKTPLSAGDSALYPEPPITPISPEPPLTPLSPSDSDIISRMPMEIMEHLGQFLDGEGMYNLAKTSSYMFNVCTTLLDEKKGMVNLKWHKKDVGTWKIKEPMWEFASKEE, from the exons ATGGCATCGAAAATAGATGAAATATCTGGCCCACATAGTCACTGTGATCAATGCTACAACTACAATTGTGAAGTAGATCCACAGTCTGGCAAATCATGCTCAATGCTAAGTTGTGACCTAGACTGCGGTGCTAAATTCCACAAGTGCAAGCTTTCGGAACATAAAATCCTGTGTCCCTACGAAAGGGTAGCATGCTTAAGTGCCCTTTGTGGTTGTCCAATGTCAGTGGTTCGGTGCTTGCAAGTGAGACATATGCAATCATGTCCTGCATTTGTCATACAATGTGGTCAg aaaTACAGAGTTGAAGATTGGGATGCCCATTTCACTAGCAAAAAAGGTGATCCTTTACACGATAAAGTGTGTATGCCAATACTGAATAGATGGAGAATAGAACGAGATAGAAAGAAAGATCACATTGACAAGGTCTTTGACGATATACAAGAACTTcaacaaagaaaaaaagatgAGAAAGCTAACAAGGAGAAGAAAGAATCGCAAGAAAAAAGTGATGCAGTGGATGAGGCAGATAAATCCAAAACACCGTTATCTGCAGGTGATAGCGCCCTTTATCCAGAACCACCCATAACACCGATCTCTCCAGAGCCACCTCTAACACCGCTGTCGCCTTCAGATTCGGATATTATCAGCAGAATGCCGATGGAGATCATGGAACACCTCGGCCAGTTTCTTGATGGTGAGGGTATGTATAACTTAGCAAAGACCTCCAGCTACATGTTCAATGTATGTACAACGTTACTCGATGAAAAGAAGGGAATGGTTAATTTGAAGTGGCACAAGAAAGATGTGGGTACTTGGAAGATTAAAGAACCA atgtGGGAATTTGCTTCGAAAGAAGAATAA
- the LOC140046369 gene encoding histone-lysine N-methyltransferase NSD2-like, whose product MGTTSSNTSVADTITNTNVNNMNPGEHRNPLPPIPPLYSSVDSPQRQTYSPSGTHTMSSMPPYSQSPQGFGHIPVNPVPGPTYHKIAQPLHQQETGQQPVYSQYPQAYSQGPYPPQSYGQQYYPPPSGYQQPYSNPMHPMSQQYIAQPMPYQQPSQRYEQTYNRPFQPDQRAAMSGYPQPSTTQPPGHPTVQHPVPQMATAQQVPYQPYSTYPPTSQNPPKSVPPSNLPPPPAAEESGTDKIQSESVDPVQEQQPSKSEPSPDAKGDQSDSKSSAEETEEVKEKSEEKSSDSQSDDSKEATALTVAQKKETVKAGKSALLKQAVAGAAATGANLMPVVGFDEKPCEWLVGDLVWSKVSGHPWWPCMVAYDPNLGIYTRMKGGGVKSYRMYHVQFFGEVPERGWVSGASMRKFASREQYDSLIKELVAKIKNKTDRQRVLQKNSLKPNRKPAWDVAVTECVRALPMSRHERKLNFTFKYEMPKAGLGSATTEEIDIVSLGDSPKMKAKRAYKKHQDDEAAAVSTSIPLVPKKSTNEKSQEEEKSQTSELEESATDQVTTPLPVKQKRQYKKKLKVSEEEASSEAESPTKKKRGRKPLPFVEYSKVFWDEVEKENPGVGKKGIYTILEEKWDALPEDEKAQYNPTPVKPVPEKKRKQREDDSDGKPVTPTKRSKRESRPSLKMQEADFDSIGFSPEMAKTLKAKEKQETPKEKPGKQQAAATPSQKAKTPSTKRQRAMPVKEPIKPVESIPKSDSVIPPDVITYDPSKKSRKRKSKKLLESSLEANQQTEKEKPAGAVEANTIENNNPASGASSSDESHANGKATTTTGAGASRKENVCQVCETPGELLLCEGSCCGAFHLDCIGLGVMPTGTFKCDECISGVHCCFICKKGDDTVKRCNVSVCGKFYHELCVKTFPQARFDNRGFICPLHTCTACAAENPKNIKASKGRLMRCVRCPTAYHYGDSCIAAGSMVLASNAIVCSRHFQPIKTQKHHSHVSVSWCFTCSKGGNLLCCESCPAAFHPDCIGYASIPDGRWFCRDCSNGKRPQYDDIVWVKVGNYRWWPGRVCIPRNVPLNIQEKTHQVGEFPVHFFGSNDYFWTHQARVFAFQEGDKGSRDSTTSKGIAAVFKQALVEATANFKEWKAIKEKRVAKDKQENDKKPAPFKYIKVNKPVGNVIKAMPAFDISQCQPCECKPNMTNPCGDGSDCLNRMLQVECHPTVCPAGENCQNQRFQKRQYPDSIPFKTGPRGWGLMTKVDIKKGDFVNEYVGELVDDEECHRRIRKDHEDNISNFYFLTLDKDRTIDAGPKGNMSRFMNHCCWPNCETQKWTVNGDIRVGLFAVKDIKAGSELNFNYNLDCLGNEKKKCECGADNCSGFIGVRAKTAAAEATEEKLKKAKDKKKRKKRKLEVKHEDFCFRCGEGGALIMCDRKTCLKSYHLTCLKLEKKPYGKWDCPWHHCDECGKVAKLLCVICPNSYCDTHKENKSKVVEGVTVCIEHSDDEVVQELSKKKVDPKNRKSVGEGVPPAKKMKTAEENKDVIGKEEETSEVTNGDETKKDKNENETEKPSGKKKKEKKEKHVEEKLVKETKTVSKPEKGKRSKKEKEKLKEEKIQNLLQGNKPSKKTDECEKNKEKVKKSDESWTGNGVHNSTSDDEELGALIIDEEPVQESKKKRKRKEKSTSKS is encoded by the exons ATGGGAACAACTTCATCAAATACATCAGTTGCTGATACAATCACTAATACCAATGTAAACAACATGAATCCTGGTGAACATCGAAACCCATTGCCACCAATACCACCGCTGTACAGCAGTGTTGATTCACCTCAACGACAAACCTACAGCCCATCTGGAACACATACAATGTCATCGATGCCACCGTACAGTCAAAGCCCTCAGGGGTTTGGTCACATTCCAGTTAACCCGGTACCGGGTCCTACGTATCATAAAATAGCGCAACCTCTTCACCAACAGGAGACTGGACAACAACCTGTCTATTCGCAATATCCTCAGGCATATTCCCAAGGACCATATCCACCTCAGTCGTATGGACAACAATATTATCCACCGCCCTCTGGTTACCAACAACCGTATTCTAATCCAATGCATCCCATGAGTCAACAGTACATAGCCCAACCAATGCCGTATCAACAACCAAGTCAAAGATATGAGCAGACGTATAATAGACCTTTCCAACCAGACCAGAGAGCTGCCATGTCTGGCTATCCTCAACCATCAACAACTCAACCTCCTGGCCACCCCACTGTTCAACACCCAGTACCGCAGATGGCAACAGCGCAACAGGTACCTTACCAACCCTATTCAACGTACCCACCGACTTCCCAAAATCCACCAAAATCGGTTCCTCCATCAAATTTACCACCACCACCAGCAGCAGAAGAAAGTGGCACTGATAAAATTCAGTCTGAATCTGTTGATCCAGTACAAGAACAACAGCCATCAAAGTCGGAACCTTCTCCAGATGCCAAAGGTGATCAAAGTGATTCCAAAAGCTCTGCTGAGGAGACCGAGGAAGTAAAAGAAAAATCTGAGGAAAAGTCATCAGATTCGCAGTCCGATGATAGCAAGGAGGCAACCGCCTTAACCGTGGCTCAAAAGAAAGAGACTGTTAAAGCTGGAAAGTCTGCACTTCTGAAACAAGCCGTTGCAGGCGCTGCGGCAACTGGTGCCAACCTGATGCCAGTGGTGGGATTTGATGAGAAGCCTTGCGAGTGGTTGGTTGGTGATCTTGTTTGGTCAAAAGTAAGTGGACATCCATGGTGGCCATGCATGGTGGCTTATGATCCAAATCTTGGAATATATACAAGAATGAAAG GTGGTGGTGTAAAGAGTTACAGAATGTACCACGTTCAATTTTTTGGTGAGGTGCCAGAAAGAGGCTGGGTTAGCGGAGCAAGTATGCGCAAATTTGCAAGTAGAGAACAATATGATTCTCTTATAAAGGAACTTGTGGCTaagataaaaaacaaaactgatAGACAGAGAGTGTTACAGAAGAACTCGTTAAAACCAAACCGAAAGCCTGCTTGGGATGTAGCCGTCACCGAGTGCGTACGGGCGCTTCCTATGAGCAGACACGAACGTAAACTAAACTTCACATTTAAGTATGAAATGCCAAAAGCAGGGTTAGGTAGTGCAACTACAGAAGAAATTGATATCGTATCTCTTGGAGACTCACCAAAAATGAAAGCAAAACGAGCTTACAAAAAGCATCAGGACGATGAAGCTGCCGCTGTATCAACATCGATTCCGTTAGTGCCAAAGAAATCCACCAATGAGAAATCTCAGGAAGAAGAGAAAAGTCAGACTTCGGAGTTGGAAGAATCTGCCACTGATCAGGTTACCACGCCATTGCCCGTTAAACAGAAGCGGCAgtacaaaaagaaattaaaagtatCCGAGGAAGAGGCATCTTCCGAGGCTGAATCTCCTACTAAGAAAAAGAGGGGTAGAAAACCTTTGCCATTTGTGGAGTACAGCAAGGTTTTTTGGGATGAAGTGGAGAAGGAAAATCCAGGAGTGGGTAAAAAAGGAATTTATACAATCCTGGAGGAAAAATGGGACGCTCTGCCAGAAGATGAAAAAGCACAATATAATCCCACACCAGTCAAACCAGTTCCTGAGAAAAAGA GGAAACAAAGAGAGGATGATAGCGATGGTAAGCCTGTGACTCCAACGAAGCGATCCAAACGCGAGTCACGGCCTTCTCTAAAGATGCAAGAAGCAGACTTTGACAGTATTGGATTTTCACCTGAAATGGCTAAAACTTTAAAG gctAAGGAAAAGCAAGAGACGCCAAAAGAGAAGCCTGGTAAACAACAAGCTGCCGCTACCCCCAGTCAAAAGGCAAAGACTCCTTCGACGAAACGACAAAGAGCAATGCCGGTAAAAGAACCCATTAAACCCGTAGAAAGCATTCCAAAGTCAGATAGTGTCATTCCGCCTGATGTTATTACATACGATCCATCCAAGAAAAGCAGAAAAAGAAAATCTAAGAAATTACTTGAATCTTCATTAGAG GCAAATCAACAAACAGAAAAGGAAAAACCGGCTGGTGCAGTGGAGGCTAATACCATTGAGAACAATAATCCAGCCAGTG GAGCGAGTTCCAGTGATGAAAGTCACGCCAACGGAAAAGCTACCACCACCACCGGTGCCGGTGCGTCACGTAAAGAAAATGTCTGTCAGGTGTGCGAAACACCTGGGGAATTGTTGCTATGCGAGGGCAGCTGTTGCGGAGCATTTCATCTTGACTGCATCGGTCTTGGCGTTATGCCTACGGGtacatttaaatgtgatgagtgTATATCTG GTGTTCATTGCTGTTTTATATGCAAAAAAGGTGATGATACCGTTAAAAGGTGCAATGTATCGGTATGTGGTAAATTCTACCACGAGTTGTGTGTCAAGACATTCCCTCAAGCACGGTTTGATAATCGAGGATTCATCTGCCCTCTGCACACCTGCACAGCATGTGCAGCTGAGAACCCCAAAAATATAAAAGCTTCTAAAG GGCGCTTGATGCGTTGTGTTCGTTGTCCAACTGCATACCATTATGGTGACTCCTGTATAGCAGCAGGAAGTATGGTGTTGGCATCAAATGCCATTGTCTGTAGTCGACATTTTCAACCAATCAAGACACAGAAACATCATTCACACGTTAGCGTTAGTTGGTGCTTCACATGTTCTAAAG GTGGTAATCTACTCTGTTGTGAGAGCTGTCCTGCTGCATTTCATCCAGACTGTATTGGATACGCAAGCATTCCAGACGGGCGTTGGTTCTGCCGAGATTGTAGCAATGGCAAGCGCCCTCAATATGATGACATCGTTTGGGTCAAAGTTGGAAACTACAGGTGGTGGCCAGGAAGAGTGTGCATTCCCAGAAACGTGCCGCTTAACATCCAAGAAAAAACGCACCAAGTTGGAGAATTTCCTGTGCATTTTTTTGGTTCTAATGACTACTTTTGGACGCATCAGGCTCGCGTTTTTGCATTTCAAGAAGGCGATAAAGGCAGTAGAGATAGTACGACTTCCAAGGGTATTGCTGCAGTGTTTAAACAAG CACTTGTTGAAGCCACCGCTAATTTTAAAGAGTGGAAAGCAATAAAAGAAAAGCGTGTAGCAAAAGACAAGCAGGAGAATGACAAGAAGCCTGCTCCATTCAAGTACATTAAG gTTAATAAACCAGTAGGCAATGTAATAAAAGCCATGCCAGCATTTGACATATCGCAGTGTCAGCCTTGTGAGTGTAAGCCCAACATGACAAACCCTTGTGGTGATGGAAGTGATTGCCTAAACCGCATGTTacaggtggaatgccatccaACGGTTTGTCCGGCAGGTGAAAATTGCCAAAATCAACGCTTTCAAAAGAGGCAGTATCCCGACTCTATTCCATTTAAAACCGGCCCAAGAGGCTGGGGGCTGATGACAAAGGTTGATATAAAGAAA GGTGATTTTGTTAACGAGTATGTAGGGGAACTTGTTGATGATGAAGAATGTCATCGCCGAATCAGGAAAGACCATGAAGATAACATCTCCAATTTCTACTTTCTCACTTTGGATAAAGATCGTACGATCGATGCAGGGCCCAAAGGAAACATGTCACGCTTCATGAACCACTGTTGTTGGCCGAACTGTGAGACGCAGAAGTGGACGGTTAATGGCGACATTAGAGTGGGTCTGTTTGCTGTTAAAGATATAAAAGCAG GTTCTGAACTCAATTTCAACTACAATCTAGATTGTTTAGGCAATGAAAAGAAAAAGTGTGAATGTGGAGCTGACAACTGTAGTGGATTTATAGGTGTACGTGCTAAG ACCGCAGCAGCTGAAGCGACTGAAGAAAAGTTGAAGAAAGCGAAggataaaaagaaaagaaagaaacgCAAACTAGAAGTGAAACATGAAGACTTCTGCTTCCGATGTGGTGAGGGAGGTGCTTTAATAATGTGTGATCGAAAAACGTGTCTGAAATCTTACCATTTGACCTGTTTAAAACTGGAGAAAAAGCCTTACG GGAAATGGGATTGTCCATGGCATCATTGTGATGAATGTGGAAAGGTTGCCAAGTTACTGTGTGTAATTTGTCCCAATTCCTATTGTGATACCCACAAGGAAAATAAAAGCAAAGTTGTTGAAGGTGTAACAGTATGTATAGAGCATTCTGATGATGAAGTTGTGCAAGAACTCTCCAAAAAAAAGGTTGATCCCAAAAATAGAAAATCGGTTGGAGAAGGTGTACCACCagccaaaaaaatgaaaacagcTGAAGAAAATAAAGATGTAATAGGTAAAGAAGAAGAAACGTCTGAAGTTACTAACGGAGATGAaacaaaaaaagataaaaatgagAATGAAACTGAAAAACCAtctggaaagaaaaaaaaagagaagaaaGAAAAGCATGTTGAGGAAAAATTGGTGAAAGAAACAAAAACTGTTAGTAAACCTGAAAAAGGAAAACGTTCgaaaaaagagaaagaaaagtTGAAGGAGGAAAAAATTCAAAATCTGTTACAAGGTAACAAACCATCCAAAAAGACTGATGAAtgtgaaaaaaataaagaaaaggtGAAAAAATCCGATGAATCCTGGACAGGAAACGGCGTTCATAATTCTACGTCGGATGACGAAGAATTAGGGGCGCTTATCATCGATGAGGAACCGGTTCAAGAGagtaaaaaaaaacgaaaaagaaaagaaaaatctaCCTCCAAATCGTAA